GAGGGAAGCAAAAAGGCCGCGCTTGCGGTGGCGCGGCACAACCTCGCCCTCCTCCCCGGTGAAGCGGAACAGGAGAAGTATCTCAACCAGATCGAACTTCTCGATGCCTGAGTTTTTTGCGCCGGTGCATGAAATGCGGCCGAAAAGAGCCGCCTGAATCACGGAGGCATCCGGGGAATCAGCGGCCGACAAGCCCCATCCGGCTGATGATGAGGTCCAGCATTTCGTCCATCGTCGTGATCACCCGCGCCGCGGCGTTGTAAGCGTGCTGGAACCGGATCATGTTCACCATCTCCTCGTCGAGGGAGACGCCGGAGACCGCCTGGCGGTTGTTCTCAAGCTGGGAGACGAGCAGCTCCTGGTTCTCCACCATCCGGTTCGCCTCCTGGGCGGCCACCCCCAGCTGCCCGACGGCCGACCGCAGGTAATCCTCAAAGGTGGTACCACCAAGACCATCAATCGGCTTCTGCTTCAGCTGGGCGAGCTTCAGCGCGTTGCTGCCATCTCCTTCATAGTAATCAGGAGGAGGGGTTGAATTTGGCGAAGCAGCAGCAATATTATTTAGATCGGCCTCGATCTTGTCATCCACCGCAATCATAGCTGCAGTTACTCCCGCAGGGTCGAAAAAATTCACGTTATTGATGCCGTTCAGGTTATAACCATTCTTGTGAATACTATTAACTTCGGTCACAAGAGCCCTTGCCAGATTATCTAATTTCATTTGGACTTCCCGGACGAAGCTGTCGCGCATCTCGATCAGGCCGCGCAGGGTGCCGGCTTCAATCTGAACAGGCTGGCCGTCGGCCTCCCAGAGGACCTTCAGGAAGCCGTCGTTGTTCGGGTCGGACTCGGTCTTGAGCCCGTAAAACTCTTCCCCCTGCACGAGGGGGCGCCCCCCGATATTTATGTTAACCAATCCCCTGTCGTCCTCATGCGCCTGGAAGTTGACCAGCTTCGCCAGCTGGTCCAGCAAAACGTCTCGCTTGTCCCGCAGGTCGTTCGCCCGCGCCCCCGTGACCTCGATCTTGAGGATCTGCTGGTTCAAAGCGGCAATCTGGCTCCCCAGGGAGTTGATCTCTTTCACCTTCACTTCCACCGCGCTGTTGAGGTCCTCCTGCAGCTCCCAGAGCTGGCGGTCCATGTGGTTGAAGGTCTCCGCAAGAGCCATCCCCCGCTGGCGGACCACCGAGCGCGCCGCCAGGCTCTCCGGGTTCTTGCTCAACTCCTCCAGCGCCTGCCAGAACTGCTCGAAAACGGCACGCAGGCCGCTGTCGGAGGGCTCGTTTAAAATCACCTCCACCTTGCGGAGGGCGTCCCGCCGCGCTTCCCAGTACCCAAGCGTCTTGTTTTCGTGGCGCACCTGGAGGTCCAGAAACTGGTCGCGCAGGCGGCGGATTTCGGAAATCTCAACACCTGTTCCCACCTGGGCCGCTCCCCAGGGCCGGTTCAGGGCGGGAACGGGAAAAGGAGTCGTGGTCGTGAGAACCGCCTCCTGGCGCGTGAACCCGGGCGTATTGGCATTGGCCACATTGTGGCCCGTTACATCCAGGGCGCGCTGCTGGGCCTGCAGGCCGCGCCGCCCGATCTCGAGACCGAAAAAAGTCGAGCGCAAGAAGATCCCTCCCTGGATCATTTACCTCAAGCACTTAGAGCAAAGCTCCCGCAAGCTGCAAGAAAACGGGGCGCTCTTCTGCCCCCTTTTTTTAGACCTGGCGGACCAGCCGGCTCTGTGGAGAGGTTACCTTTTTTACGGCACCCTTTTTGTTCCCCGCCTCCCGGTAGGTCCCGGCTTCGGCGCTCCTCATCAGGAGGTTGAGGGAAAAATCCACGTAGCGCTGAAAGCGCTCGAGAATCTCTCCGTTCTCCCGGTTCAAACGCCGCAGCTCCTCCAGGATCGCATGGAGGGAGGCATAACGATCCGTCAGATCAGGAAGGTAGCGGCTGAGCCGGCCGTGCACCTGCTTCATGAGGTCCGGCTCCAAGGAAGCGGCGGGATCTTCCGGAAGCTCGAACTCCCGCGCCAGCCGCTCGTAAAGGGAGTACCGGGTCTCTTCCAGCGTCCTCGCCTCGGCAAGCAATACCGTTTCCTCTCTTAAAATAGCTTCCAGGGCGCTGAGCTGGGCTTCACCTACCGGTCCTGCCAGGAGAACCTGGCGTTTTTCCCGCGCCAGCTCCAGCAGCTTCAAGTAAAGCTGCTCTTGACGAAAAAGCCGGGCGGTCAGTTCCTCTTTCCAGGGCTCCGGCAAACTCTGGGACTCGGAATAATAGGGCGCCGCCCCGGCCTCTCTATTCTTTTTTCGGGCCATCTTCCAACCCCCCGCGCAGTCAAAACCTTTTTTAATTTCGGACTCCCGGGCTATCGCGCCCCCGGGAGCAGCTATACCAGGTAGTCGATCAGAAACCTTCCGAGCATCTTTTCCGCCACGACTTCGGCAGGAACCGCGTAGGCACCGCTTTCCAGCGCTTCTTTAATTCGCTGGATCCGCTCCTCCCTCACCTCAGGCGCTTTTCGGGCAGCCTCCAGGGCGCGCCTGTAGAAAAGTGCTTCTTCTGAGAGTTCGGCCCGGTCCCCTCCCTCCTGGCGCTTTACCTGCACCTCACCGGAGGCGCGCTGCTCTTCGGCGCCCCTGGCCTGGCGAACTCCGTACAACCGGAGAACCATCTGGATCTGCTGACTTGAAACGATCACGGCGGCTCCTCCTCCTGGGGATTAAAGCCCCCCGTACTCCCCCATGCTTCTAAAAGAGGCCTGCTCTCATTCTTCTGCTTAAATTTTCCCGAACTCCTTTTGATATGCCCCTTTCGGGTCTCCCGAGCGGGCGCGGCTCTCAACTTAAATGCCGGTGCTTTCTTCTCCCATAGCTCCTGTTCTTTCCAGACCTGCCGGCCCAGTTCCAGGTGAAACAGCATGCTTTTTTCCTCAAGGCTTCTCTATTTATTTTTCGATCAAAAAGACCTGCGCCTTGAATCTTCTCGTTCCCGTCAATTGCCCCTTGAGGAAAAAAAATTGCCTTTTTCTCGTTCTTTCCCGCGCAACCGGCTTTTTTAACCCGGGCTAGCGGCGCGTTTTCCGGTACCGATCTGCCGTGTGCATCCTGACCTTTTCCCGCGCCTCCTGCTCCTGGCGCCGGACCAGGGGCCTCTCCTCAGCCTGGCCTGGCTGCCGGCCCTCCAGATGGCTCACATCCTTCAAAGAACTGCTTAAAGCGGCCCGGCACTCCGGGCAGAAACGGCCGCTGGAAATCGGCTTGCGGCAGCGCTCGCATTCCAGCAGCGGCTGTCCGGCCGGAATCAGCCTTCCCTCCCGAAGAAAAGAAACAATCTTCTGCTCTGAAACTCCTGTAGCCCTGCTCACCTCCAAAACCGTAGCCCCGGGGTTTTCTTCCAGGTATTTTTCCACCCTTTGAAAAGAGATTTCCTCCTTTTCAAGACAGTCCGGACAGAGATTGCGCGTGACAAATGCGAACACCTTGCCGCACTCGGGGCAGTTGCGCAATTCCACTTCCTCCTCACCCCCACCCCACTGCTGTCATTCTGAAGAAAACCGGAAACTCTCTCCCCAGGAAAGGGTTGCAGACCTACTTCCAGTATACCAGAGGAAACCTCTTCCTTCAACAAAAACCCGCGAGGAGCCTTTTCCAGAATGTACTTAATGCTAACCGTGCCAGTTTTGAGCAGAAAGTACAGGAGCACAGGCGCCAGCCGCTCTCATCCAGCACCTGAAATGCAGGCATTATCTTCTCCCTTCCTGCTTTTGCCTTCCTGCTGCTTATTATACCAAAAAAATCGAACGCTTCGCTTTTGCTTCCACCCCGGCAGAGCGTAAATTTTAAGCTCAGCCCGGGCGGCTTTCCGGCACCCGGGGAGGCCGGCCGACTCCTCCTTTCGCAGGTAGGGCGAGAAAAGGCTTCCCGGCCCGCGCAGCCGGCAGCTAGCCGAGAAAGGCAGCGATGATTCCCACCAAAAAGATTCCGTCGAAAATCCCTGCTCCCCCGATGCTCACCATCTGCGCCCCCAAATTCTGAATCGCCCTCCAGTTCAAAAGGTCGGCGCCAATCAGGGTGCCCATCGTTCCCGCCACGTAGGCAACAGGTGCGGTCTGCCCCGGAGGTGCGAGAAGGAGGGCCGCTGCCGCCGCAACGAGGGGAGGAACGAAGGCAGGCATCACGATCCCGACCCCGGGCTGCGGCCGGGCCATCAGCTTTGCCGCCAGCGCCACGACCACCAGGGCCAGCAAGGTGGGAAGGAGAGGGGCCCTGGTCAGGAGGAGGTAAAGGGAAAAGAGCACGGGGAGACCCGCTCCCCCGACGTTGAAGCAGATCACCTGCTCCTGAACCACAGGCGGGTAGTAGAAGAAAAGAAGGGGGAAGGGGAGCACACGCTCCCGGAGGATCGTGCGGCGCCGGGAGAGGGGAATGTTGATCAGGCTTCCCAGCACAGAAGCTGTCAGAAAAAGCACCGCCCCCTCCGGAGAAAGCCCGAGGCGCGCGAAGGAAAGGGTCGCCACGTTAAAAAAGAGGAGCAGGAGCAGAAGGGGAACTAAAAATACGAAAAAAATAAAGGGCATCACTCAAAAACCTCCTGATCGCCTGGAAGTTTTGGCAGCAGACGCGCCCTCACGACCGAAAACACCGCCGCGAGGGCTGCCATTCCTGCCGAAAAGAGAAAGACCGCCTGCCACCCCTCGAGGAAGGCCGCCACCTGCTCTCCCGGCGCAGGATGCCCAACTCCCTTCAGGTACAGCTGCCGGATAGTGGAAAACAACATGACAACGACCGCGGTCCCAACGGTCATCCCGATATTGCGAACAAGGGCGTTCATTCCTCCTGCCACACCGAGCTTCTGAAAGGGGACCGAGCCCATTACGGTGCTGTTGTTCGGAGACTGGAACATCCCCATCCCCACGCCAAGGACGACAAGGCGCAGGGCAATTTCCAGATATGAGGCCCTCTCTCCCATAAAGCTGAGCGAGAGGAGGGCGAGAATGTTAAGGAAAAGCCCTCCTGTTGTCAGCCCTACGGGGCCCCAGCGGTCGGAAAGCCAGCCGCTCACCGGGGCGACAGCCGCCATCATCAGGGGGTACGGGCTCATCAAGAGGCCGACCTGATAGGGGGGATACCCCAGCACCTCCTCCAGGTAAAAGGGGGTGAGCAGCATCATTCCCGACATGGATAAAAAAGACAGAAAGGCCGCAGCAAGGGAGGTGCTGAAGAGGGGAAGGCGAAACAGCTCCAAATCCAGGAGCGGATGGGGCTGCCTCCTTTCCCACCAGATAAAAGTTGCGGCAACAATCACACCCGCCAGGAACAGGCCCCAGCGGACAGGGGGCGTCCCGGCACCGGAAAGGCCGAGCAGGAGCATGATAATCGCCCCGGCAAAAAGGAGGGCGCCGGGGTAGTCGAACCCCTCCCCCCGGCGGGCCGGGCGGTCCTGCGGCAGCAGCCCGAGAGCGGTAAAAAAGGCCAGGGTGCCCAGCGGAAGGTTGATCAGAAAAACCCAGCGCCACCCAAGGATATCAACCAGAAATCCCCCCAGCACGGGCCCCAAAAGGGCGCCGATCGCCACCACGCTTCCCACGATACCCAGCGCCCGGCCCCTTTCCTCCGGAGGGAAGGTGGCCGCGGTGATCGCCATCCCGTTGGCCATCGGCATTGCCGCCCCGAAGGCCTGAATGACGCGGCCCACCAGCAAAATGAAAAACCCGGGGGCAAGACCACAAATCAGGGAGCCGCTGATCAGAACCAGGAAACCGCCGGTGTAGATCCGCTTTCTTCCCACCAGATCTGCAAGCCGCCCCGCCACCAGCAGGGTCGCCGAAACCGTGAGAAGAAAAACGAGGATCACCCACTGCAAAACCTTGAGGTCGAGGCCCATCACCCGCGAGATGGTAGGGAGAGCAACATTGACGATGCTGTTGTTGACCACCGAAATGAAAGTTCCAAAGGCAATGCTGGCTAAAATCCACCACCTTCTCACTTCAGCTTTCCTCCTGCCGGCCTTGTTCCTTGATTGCAGCCGTGGCAAGGGTCACCACGTAGACGGAGGAAACCCCGGCCTCCAACAGGGTATGGCAGCACTCTGCAGCGGTGGCACCGGTGGTGTAAACATCATCCACCAGGAGCACCGTTTTCCCCCGGAGGCGGGGGGCATCCTCGCCTGGCAGAAAGGCCCCGGCCAGGTTCACCCGGCGCCCGGCCCGGGAGAGGGAGGTCTGGCTGGGCGTCTCCCTGCCCCGGAGCAGAGCCCGATCAACCAGGGGGAGCCGCAGCTCCCGCGCCACCGCCGCCGCAAGGAGGGCGGCCTGGTTGAAGCGGCGCTCCTTTTCCCGGCTGGGGTGGAGGGGCACCGGAACCGCTCCTGCAAAGAGGCGGCAGGGAAAGTGATCTGCCGTAAGCGCGGCCATCAAAGCACCGAGGGGGGCTGCCAGCTCCCTTTTTCCCGCAAATTTAAAAAGGTGCAGGGCATCCCTGACAGGCCCCGCGTAGGGTGCGACGCCGCGCGCAAGAACAAAGGGGGGGCGCTCTCCCTCACACTCCGGACAGAGCCCCGCCCCGGAGGAAAAATTCCCGAAGCGGCCGCAGTGAGGGCAAATTTCCATTCCCCGCCCCAGCTCTGCCCAGGCTCTCAAACAGGCAGGGCACAACTGCCCGGGATCCCCGGGCCGCCCGCACAGGGGGCAAAGGGATCCGGCTGGAAAAATGAGGTCCTGAATGGTGTTAACGATTTCCCCAAAGACCACGGCTTTCTGCCTCTCTCCTTAGAATCTCCTGCAGGACGGCGGGATAGTCAGGGCGCAAATAACCGGCGCGCAGGGCCTCGGTGTTGAAAGCCCGGATCTGAGCCAGGGCCTCCTCCATCTCCCGGGTGACCCGGGGAGCCGCAAACCAGACTTCGCCGCCAGGATAGTCAGGGCTCCGCCCGCAGCGCCCGGCGATCTGAACGAGGGTGGGCGCATCGAAAACCACGTGATCCGCGTTCAAAACGAAGACGTGAACCCGCGGCACGGTGACACCGCGCTCCATGATGGTTGTGGTTACCAAAACGGGGAACTCTCCGGCAAAAAAACGCTCCCGCTTCAGCAAACGGGCGGGGTCCCCGGCGTGGCTCCACTCGATCCAGGCAGGAGAGAAATCCTCCAGCGGAGGCTTTCCTGCTGCGGCGCGCAATGCCCTCCCGACGGCCTCCGTCATTTCCACGGTGGGAACGAAGAGAAAAACCTGGACGCGCCGCCCCGCCACGGCCTCTTTAATCAAAGCAAGGAGATCCCCGTGCAGGACGCATCCCCCGCGGACGGTTCGGAGCGGCCGGAGCCTTAAAAAACGGGGTTCCGGGAGAGGAAAGCCGTGCGGCCGGGCGGGAATCTTAATTACATCGACCAGTCCCCGGCGCGCCCCTGCCAGCAGCGATCTGTCAGGTGTTGCCGTGAGGTAAACCAGCTTCCCTCCGGGGCGGCGCGCCCGGGCCACCCCAAAGCGAAGCATCCTGCTGCCAGGATAAGGAAAGGCATCCCCTTCGTCGAGGATCACCAGGTCAAAGCTCCGGTCGAACCGGAGCGTCTGGTGGGTTGTTGCGACAACCAGGGAAGCATCCCTCCCCCAGTTCCCGCTCCC
The window above is part of the Bacillota bacterium genome. Proteins encoded here:
- a CDS encoding flagellar protein FlgN, which codes for MARKKNREAGAAPYYSESQSLPEPWKEELTARLFRQEQLYLKLLELAREKRQVLLAGPVGEAQLSALEAILREETVLLAEARTLEETRYSLYERLAREFELPEDPAASLEPDLMKQVHGRLSRYLPDLTDRYASLHAILEELRRLNRENGEILERFQRYVDFSLNLLMRSAEAGTYREAGNKKGAVKKVTSPQSRLVRQV
- a CDS encoding MerR family transcriptional regulator; this translates as MRNCPECGKVFAFVTRNLCPDCLEKEEISFQRVEKYLEENPGATVLEVSRATGVSEQKIVSFLREGRLIPAGQPLLECERCRKPISSGRFCPECRAALSSSLKDVSHLEGRQPGQAEERPLVRRQEQEAREKVRMHTADRYRKTRR
- a CDS encoding ComF family protein, whose product is MVFGEIVNTIQDLIFPAGSLCPLCGRPGDPGQLCPACLRAWAELGRGMEICPHCGRFGNFSSGAGLCPECEGERPPFVLARGVAPYAGPVRDALHLFKFAGKRELAAPLGALMAALTADHFPCRLFAGAVPVPLHPSREKERRFNQAALLAAAVARELRLPLVDRALLRGRETPSQTSLSRAGRRVNLAGAFLPGEDAPRLRGKTVLLVDDVYTTGATAAECCHTLLEAGVSSVYVVTLATAAIKEQGRQEES
- a CDS encoding MFS transporter, with amino-acid sequence MRRWWILASIAFGTFISVVNNSIVNVALPTISRVMGLDLKVLQWVILVFLLTVSATLLVAGRLADLVGRKRIYTGGFLVLISGSLICGLAPGFFILLVGRVIQAFGAAMPMANGMAITAATFPPEERGRALGIVGSVVAIGALLGPVLGGFLVDILGWRWVFLINLPLGTLAFFTALGLLPQDRPARRGEGFDYPGALLFAGAIIMLLLGLSGAGTPPVRWGLFLAGVIVAATFIWWERRQPHPLLDLELFRLPLFSTSLAAAFLSFLSMSGMMLLTPFYLEEVLGYPPYQVGLLMSPYPLMMAAVAPVSGWLSDRWGPVGLTTGGLFLNILALLSLSFMGERASYLEIALRLVVLGVGMGMFQSPNNSTVMGSVPFQKLGVAGGMNALVRNIGMTVGTAVVVMLFSTIRQLYLKGVGHPAPGEQVAAFLEGWQAVFLFSAGMAALAAVFSVVRARLLPKLPGDQEVFE
- a CDS encoding DUF1614 domain-containing protein; amino-acid sequence: MPFIFFVFLVPLLLLLLFFNVATLSFARLGLSPEGAVLFLTASVLGSLINIPLSRRRTILRERVLPFPLLFFYYPPVVQEQVICFNVGGAGLPVLFSLYLLLTRAPLLPTLLALVVVALAAKLMARPQPGVGIVMPAFVPPLVAAAAALLLAPPGQTAPVAYVAGTMGTLIGADLLNWRAIQNLGAQMVSIGGAGIFDGIFLVGIIAAFLG
- the flgM gene encoding flagellar biosynthesis anti-sigma factor FlgM, with product MIVSSQQIQMVLRLYGVRQARGAEEQRASGEVQVKRQEGGDRAELSEEALFYRRALEAARKAPEVREERIQRIKEALESGAYAVPAEVVAEKMLGRFLIDYLV
- the flgK gene encoding flagellar hook-associated protein FlgK, translating into MRSTFFGLEIGRRGLQAQQRALDVTGHNVANANTPGFTRQEAVLTTTTPFPVPALNRPWGAAQVGTGVEISEIRRLRDQFLDLQVRHENKTLGYWEARRDALRKVEVILNEPSDSGLRAVFEQFWQALEELSKNPESLAARSVVRQRGMALAETFNHMDRQLWELQEDLNSAVEVKVKEINSLGSQIAALNQQILKIEVTGARANDLRDKRDVLLDQLAKLVNFQAHEDDRGLVNINIGGRPLVQGEEFYGLKTESDPNNDGFLKVLWEADGQPVQIEAGTLRGLIEMRDSFVREVQMKLDNLARALVTEVNSIHKNGYNLNGINNVNFFDPAGVTAAMIAVDDKIEADLNNIAAASPNSTPPPDYYEGDGSNALKLAQLKQKPIDGLGGTTFEDYLRSAVGQLGVAAQEANRMVENQELLVSQLENNRQAVSGVSLDEEMVNMIRFQHAYNAAARVITTMDEMLDLIISRMGLVGR